The nucleotide sequence AGCGGTACGGGGTGGTTTCATACCGCAGGCCCCCCGTAGGGGCAGCGCTGCCCTTGCCCATCACGCTGATAAGAAGCCGCTTCATCCTGCTCTCCTCTAACCGCCCAGCATACCGTTGTTAGGCCCGGGCTCCTGCGAGGTTTGCACCCGGGATACCCAAGGACGCACCAGCCCATACCCCAAGGAGGTCTTGGCCCCCACCCCGGCGAAGAAGGCGAAGCGCCCCAGGGCCCAAAGCCAAAGGGCCTCCTCCTCCGTGGCCTTGGGTAGGTGGTAGACCACCTTGCCCACGAAGCCCACCGTGTCCACCTCGGTGCGGGCGGGCCGGGTGCGGCCCTCCAGGAAGCGCACCGTGGTCCTCTCCATAAGGGCCTCCCGCACCGCCTCCGGCGGGGTGAGGGGGGCGAAGGCCTGGAAGCGCCGAAAGAGGCTTTCCAGCACCAGCCGGGGCTCGGGCAGGGGGTAGTGGACCCCTTTCCGCCGGAAGAAGGTGGGGCTTTGGAAGTGCAGGGGCAGGTCCGGGCCCGCAGGCCCCTGGAACAGGCGGGCGTAGGTGGAAAGCCCTGCCCAGGGGTGGCCCTCCTGGAACACCCCCCGCACCCGGAAGGGATGGCCCAGGCGCACCTCCTGCCCCTCGAGGGCAAAGAGCCGGGGGGCCAGGCGGGCGTAGAGCTCCTCCCGCAGGAAGGCGAAGCGGGCCCAGTAGGCCCCTTCCCTTCCCCCGTGGCCCAGGCTGAAGGGGTTCTCCCCCTGGTCGTGGGCTTCCGGGGCCACCTCGCGGAGGAGGGCGTAGAAGAAGCCCCTGAGCCCCAGGGGCTCGGGCGGGGCCTCCCCCTCGAGGGCGAGCACCAGGGCGGCCAGGACCATGGCCTTAGAAGCCCAGCTCCACCGGGTCCAGGCGGGGCGCCGGACCCACCTCCCGCCCCAGATCCTCTAGCAGGGAGCGGGCCAGCCTCGTCACCTGTTTCAGGCCTTTGGGCGAAGGCCGCTCCAGGCCGTGGACCAAGAGGGAGGCGTTTCGGGCCTGCAGGGCCCCGGAAAGGCCCCGTAGGGCCTCCAGGGGTTCTCTGGACAGAATGGGGTCCCCGAGAAGGCGCAGGAAGGCCACCAGGTCCAAAAGGCCCAGCTTGGGAGAAATCCGCACCTCCTCCTCAGGAAGGGACAGGAGGGCGGCCAGCTCCCGGCGAAGCCCTTCCTGCTCCTCTTGGCTGAGCCCAGGCGCCTCCGCCCGCCGCCCCAGGCGGGCCAGGCGCTCCTGCAACAAGAGCTCCAGGGCCCGGTAAGCGTAAAGCCCCGCCAGGGTGAGGGAGCGGGCCTCCTCCCGCTGGGCCAGGTGGAGCAGGGTGGCGGCCAGGCCTAAGACCCCTCGCCTTTGGCCGAAGTCCCCTGAGCGCAAAAACCCCTCCACCTCCTCCAGGAGCCGGGCCTGGCCCTCGAGGGCCCTCCGGTTTTGGTTCAGGGGGTGGTTCAGCCAGGTGTTTTCGGAAAGCCTCCCCAGAAGCTTCCCGGCCTCCTTCACGGCCTCCCCGAAGTCCAGGTCGTACCACCTTTGGTACATCTGGCAGAGGAGCGCGTAAAGCTCATAACGGCGGTCCCCGGTCTTGCCCCCCATCTCCCCGAAGACCTTGCCCGCCTGGCCGAACTCTCCCTTGGTGTAGAGCTCCCGGGCCAGGAGGGCGTCCACCTCCGCCAGGACCTCGTGGGGGTTGGGCAGGATGACCAGGCGCTCCGTGCCCGCCTTGGGGCGGCGGAGGTCTGGGTCATAGACCTCGTTGTCCACGTACACCACCCGCACCTCGGGGTAGAAGCGCTGGAAGAAAAAGCCCGCCGCCGCCAGCCCCGCGCTCATGGCCTTGGTGCCGCTGGTGAGGTCCAGGGCCACGGGAAGGCCAGGGTGCTTTTCCAAAAGCCGCTTGACCTCCCGGTAGATGGCGGCCACGTCGCTCTTGCCGATCTCAATGGGGTAGAGGTCCTTCCCCGTGTCCTGCCGCAAACGGGAGAGGAAGCGGGCGCTTTCGGGGGTGTGGAGCACATAGACCTCCCCTGCCCCGGCTCCCAAGATGGCCAAGGCCGTGG is from Thermus tengchongensis and encodes:
- the cas6 gene encoding CRISPR-associated endoribonuclease Cas6 produces the protein MVLAALVLALEGEAPPEPLGLRGFFYALLREVAPEAHDQGENPFSLGHGGREGAYWARFAFLREELYARLAPRLFALEGQEVRLGHPFRVRGVFQEGHPWAGLSTYARLFQGPAGPDLPLHFQSPTFFRRKGVHYPLPEPRLVLESLFRRFQAFAPLTPPEAVREALMERTTVRFLEGRTRPARTEVDTVGFVGKVVYHLPKATEEEALWLWALGRFAFFAGVGAKTSLGYGLVRPWVSRVQTSQEPGPNNGMLGG
- a CDS encoding TIGR02710 family CRISPR-associated CARF protein gives rise to the protein MEPLPNQGLDLEALWQSYKEAVNAGGNAQALYQERIWPVLLEKWRQDPPVYPSRQPFQVSIHTLGTSPEATALAILGAGAGEVYVLHTPESARFLSRLRQDTGKDLYPIEIGKSDVAAIYREVKRLLEKHPGLPVALDLTSGTKAMSAGLAAAGFFFQRFYPEVRVVYVDNEVYDPDLRRPKAGTERLVILPNPHEVLAEVDALLARELYTKGEFGQAGKVFGEMGGKTGDRRYELYALLCQMYQRWYDLDFGEAVKEAGKLLGRLSENTWLNHPLNQNRRALEGQARLLEEVEGFLRSGDFGQRRGVLGLAATLLHLAQREEARSLTLAGLYAYRALELLLQERLARLGRRAEAPGLSQEEQEGLRRELAALLSLPEEEVRISPKLGLLDLVAFLRLLGDPILSREPLEALRGLSGALQARNASLLVHGLERPSPKGLKQVTRLARSLLEDLGREVGPAPRLDPVELGF